Part of the Kordiimonas pumila genome is shown below.
TAATAGCATCAGATTGCAATGTTGCTGTGCAAATGAAAAGCTGGGCAGAAGAAGCTTTTGTTGTGCGGTGGGAACGGCAGGGACATGTTCTTGCTCTCCTTAGTAGCTATAACGCACCTCGGCCAGATAGAATGGAAACCATTTACCAAGCGATGATGCTGGGGCTGCGGGATTATGTACTCAAAAACCGCTTTCCGGGTGTTCTTATTGGCCTTTCAGGCGGTATTGATAGTGCTTTAACCGCAGCAGTAGCTGTTGATGCACTGGGGGCTGATAAAGTTCACTGTGTTATGATGCCGTCACGCTATACGTCTGGGGAAAGCCTCTCTGACGCTGAAAAATGCGCGAAAGCCCTTGGGGTACGCTATGATACAATTGCTATAAAACCCGGTGTTGATGCATTTGATGATATGCTATCGAACGCTTTCACAGGTTTAAAGCCTGATACAACGGAAGAAAATATTCAGTCACGTCTTCGCGGCCTTATCCTGATGGCTCTTTCTAACAAGTTTGGCCATATGGTTGTAACAACAGGCAACAAGTCAGAGATGTCTGTAGGGTATGCAACCCTCTACGGTGATATGTGTGGCGGTTATAATGTGCTGAAAGATGTATATAAAACAGATGTTTTTGCCTTGTCTAGCTGGCGTAATAGTTCTGTCCCTGCCGGGGCCTTAGGCCCAGTAGGTGAAGTGATACCAGCGAACATTATTACAAAACCACCTTCTGCGGAATTGCGGGATGACCAGAAAGATGCAGATAGTTTGCCGCCTTATGAAGCGCTCGATGATATGCTATCGTGCCTTGTAGACAGGGAAATGTCAGTTGATGAAATTGTTGCGCGCGGGCATGAAAGATCAGAGGTTGCGCGCATAGAACACCTGCTGTACATCGCAGAATACAAAAGACGGCAAGCGCCGCCGGGCGTAAAGATTACACGTAAGAACTTTGGCAGGGACAGAAGATACCCAATCACCAATGGGTATCGAAGCGCCCGAAAGACCTAAACAATAGACAACACATCATCAGGCAATAAGTGCCAGGATAAATATTATGACTGTTAAAGTACGCTTCGCACCATCACCAACCGGTAAACTGCATGTGGGTAATATCAGAGCTGCTCTTGTTAACTGGCTTTTTGCTCAGCAACAGGGTGGGCAGTTTGTTTTGCGTATTGATGATACAGACCGTGAGCGCTCAACAGTTGAGAACGAAGAAGCAATTAAGGCTGATCTCACATGGCTTGGGCTTTTGTGGGCAGAAACTTTTCGCCAAAGCGATCGCTTCGAGCGCTATGACGCTATTGTTGCACAGTTAAAAGCAGATGGTCGTCTTTATCCATGCTTTGAAACCGCTGACGAGCTGGAAATGAAGCGTAAGATACAGATGGGCCGAGGGATGCCGCCTGTGTACGACAAGGCTGCCTTAAGTCTGACTTTGGAACAGATAGCTGCATATGAAGCTGAAGGCCGCCAGCCGCATTGGCGTTTTAAGCTTGAGGTTCCCTCCAGGGTTGAATGGAATGACTTGATTAGAGGTACTGTATCTATCGATATGGCTTCTGTATCAGACCCTATACTTATTCGGGAAGATGGCAGCTATCTCTATACGCTACCAAGCGTGGTTGATGATGTGGATTACGGTATAACACACATTGTACGCGGTGAAGATCATGTAACCAACTCTGCCGTACAGGCACAGATTTTTGAAGCTATCGGTGGCACTGTGCCAGAGATGGCACATTTTGCTCTCTTAACGGGTAAGGGCGGTGAGGGCCTTTCAAAACGACACGGCGCTATGTCTATCGCAGAAT
Proteins encoded:
- a CDS encoding NAD+ synthase, translated to MKNDLSIYLVQFNPSLGAVAGNCEKIAAYYGLASAENVDLVLTPELSITGYPLEDLVLKPHFVQEAMRAIHALASITEGENEPGLIVGCPWDDNGTLRNAILLLAGGIVQQVRYKHELPNYGVFDEKRVFAAGPLPEPIVFKGFKLGVMICEDMWFDGCTLALKKAGAEVLLVPTCSPFEMDKQIERQKHALKRVEESGLPLVFCNQICGQDELVFDGSSFVIASDCNVAVQMKSWAEEAFVVRWERQGHVLALLSSYNAPRPDRMETIYQAMMLGLRDYVLKNRFPGVLIGLSGGIDSALTAAVAVDALGADKVHCVMMPSRYTSGESLSDAEKCAKALGVRYDTIAIKPGVDAFDDMLSNAFTGLKPDTTEENIQSRLRGLILMALSNKFGHMVVTTGNKSEMSVGYATLYGDMCGGYNVLKDVYKTDVFALSSWRNSSVPAGALGPVGEVIPANIITKPPSAELRDDQKDADSLPPYEALDDMLSCLVDREMSVDEIVARGHERSEVARIEHLLYIAEYKRRQAPPGVKITRKNFGRDRRYPITNGYRSARKT
- the gltX gene encoding glutamate--tRNA ligase, producing the protein MTVKVRFAPSPTGKLHVGNIRAALVNWLFAQQQGGQFVLRIDDTDRERSTVENEEAIKADLTWLGLLWAETFRQSDRFERYDAIVAQLKADGRLYPCFETADELEMKRKIQMGRGMPPVYDKAALSLTLEQIAAYEAEGRQPHWRFKLEVPSRVEWNDLIRGTVSIDMASVSDPILIREDGSYLYTLPSVVDDVDYGITHIVRGEDHVTNSAVQAQIFEAIGGTVPEMAHFALLTGKGGEGLSKRHGAMSIAEYRDEAGLEPMSIVSLLARVGTSEPIEAFIEPKGLIEGFDFAKFGRSTAKLDLADLELLNTKILHMLPYDAVKDRLPGLDAEFWAIIQPNLKKISDVSEWQTIINGPVTPVIEDSDHMAKALALLPEGKLTADSWSEWTTAIKEQTGIKGRALFMPLRQALTGQDHGPDMGMLLPLIGREKVVARLEGKAA